The sequence ATGTATCTCACAATTAAAGAAACAGCCGAATATCTGTCACTGCCGGAAACGTATATTGAGAGCCTCATTCAGCAAAATAAAATTCGGGCGGTCCACGACGGAAATCAATATTTATTATACCGGGACCAATTCAATC is a genomic window of Rossellomorea sp. y25 containing:
- a CDS encoding helix-turn-helix domain-containing protein — translated: MYLTIKETAEYLSLPETYIESLIQQNKIRAVHDGNQYLLYRDQFNQHLEQMEKMKRQLAEYLSEPIPEDIDVKDED